The sequence TGGCGGGGATTGAACAGGTCAAACCCGGCGCTACCTTGGGTGACGTGGGCTACGCCATCCAAACCGTGGCCCACCAGGCTGGTTTTAGCGTGGTACGCGAATATTGCGGCCACGGCATTGGTAAGATTTACCATGATGAACCACAGGTATTGCATTACGGCACGCCTGGTAAAGGTGTGAAATTAGAAACCGGCATGGTGTTTACCATTGAACCCATGATTAATGCCGGTAAACGCCACAGCAAAGAGCTTGCCGATGGCTGGACCGTCATCACCCAAGACCATTCGCTTTCCGCCCAATGGGAGCACATGGTAGCGGTGACCGACAGCGGATTTGAGATTTTGACGCCTTGGCCAGACGCCTAGCCTCAGGCCTGTAGGCCACGGCACTACATCAGATGCCTTGGGCCTAACGCCTCAGCTTACTATGGCGCCAGCTGTTCTTGGCGCAGCAACCGCCAGCTACCGATCTCAATCGTGTAGCGAGTCAATAAGCTGGGGCAGCAGCGCGCGTCATCCGGCGCCATTTGTCTCATGGTGACCTGAATGGTTTGCTCATCAGAAGCAATGGACTCAACGCTGCCCCAAATGTCTAGGTCGGCCAAAATATTCGCCGCCACAATCTGATAACGCAACGCCCCTGAACCACTAGGCTTACCCTGCAAGGCTGTAATCACCTGCCTTGGCATGCCGTTGCCGCCATGACCACAAAAATCGGCATGGGTGGCCAAGTACGTTGCATGGCCAATGTATTGCAGTTCGGCGTCGGCCTGTCTCGCACAAAAGGCCTTATCGGCGTACGCTTCAAACACCTGAATGGCTTGTTTGGGAACTGCTGCCGTCTTCGCGCCGACCATCCCACTACAAAGCCCCATATAGATCAAAACCAGCTGTTTCACCATAATGACTGACTCAGTTAAAATAAGCTGAATTCTAGCCGATTTTAAAAACCATCACCATCAAGATTTTTGCCTACGGTTTAACCCTTTAGGCTTCGTGCACCTGCCACGCCTGACCTGCCCAATGACACATCAGACGATAACGTTTACTACGGTCCACCTTTTTCAACATCGCCAACAAAGCCTCTACCGTCAAATTCGGCTGAATCTTACTGATGTATAAGGTTCTGATCATAAAGTCAGCAGCCACAGGGATCACCGTCACTTCCTGCTCCCATTGAATAATGGACTCTGCGCCTACGCCAATCATTGCGCCCAATTCTGGGCGGTTAAGTCCCAGCTGCAAACGTAAAAAACGCACTGCGCGCCCCGTTAGCACAGCGTCCGACAAAAATAAAATACGTGCAATCTCACGGTCTAACCCTTGAATCGACTCCACCTGAGCCTGCTCAGCATCCTCGCCGGCCACCCTCACATAACCGTTGGCCAACCAAACATTCGCCATGCCACTTTGTTTATACTGATACATGATTGCCTCCTCATTCGCCGTACTGAACACATGCGGATCATGCTACACGGCACCATTATAAAATGCCATATGATTATTCAAGCGTCAATGTATATCAACCGCCATTCAGCATAAAAAAACCCCTCACTTGAGGGGTTCCTGAACCAATGATGGGCTCACTCATCATTTCCATGAATATTTAAAGCCTACCGTGCCACGATAACCTTCACGCTTATCGCCGCCAAATGAATGCTCATAACGTGCATCGGCATAAACGTAAGAAGCTTCACTGGTGGGTATTTGCAAGCCCAGGCCTAATTCACCCCAGGTTTGGTTATACGTCTCCCGAATCGAAGCGTGGTCAATACGAACCGCTTTAGGCTTAACAAAATCATGCCATACGTTCACCAGGCCATAAAACTGTTGGCCTTGCTCTGGCGCTTCACTAGGCTGATACACCACTCGAGTTCCTAAGCGGCCACGCACGCCGTGGTTACTGTCTTGGCTAATGGATTTCAAGCCATCATTAAAGCTATCCAAATTAAGGTATTGATACACCAGCTGTGCCTGCGGCTCAACCGTCCATTGGCTGTTTTTAATTAAGTAAGGCTGGCCCACTTCGACCGATGCGGCTGCGCCCCAACCATGCTGGCTCGCATCCACACCATTACGGGCTTTATAGCGGTTACGCAAATACGAAACCTGGCCCACCCAATCCACATAACCACCGCTCTGGGCATAATAGGTATGGTAAACACCCACAGTAGCCGCATCCGTTTGGGTCTTGCCAGTGTAACGCTGGCCCACCACAACGCCATTTTGTACATGGTGGCGATCAAAATAATCATTGGCATAGTGACCATACGAGGCCATCAGGCCAGTATGTTGGCTAGAGCCATCGGCTTCATTGTGGTTGACGGCAACATCGCGACCAAACTGCAGCACAACCTGCTCACCGTCTTGATTCAATCGGCCCTTACCTTCGGCCTCCAAATGTTTCACCACCACGCGGCCCCAGCTTTGTGGCCGTGTTTTTTGCGCCTGACCATCCCCCACCCGTTCATGCAGCGTACCCAAGGTGGTGTAGCCTAGCTCCATATTCGCATAAGCCATTTGGGCATAGGCGGACACTTCAGGCGCAATAATTTCAGGCTTCACAATTGGAGGATCAATGATGGGAGGATCAATCGGGGGATCGATAGGCGGATCAATGGGCGGATCAATTGGCGGATCAGGGTCCAGCGCCTCTAAGGTCCAGCGAAAATCATCGCCGACGCGGGCCAGCTGCGCCTCACCCAGGCCTTTGGTTCTGATCGTCCCGACAAATGCGCCGTCGCTGGCACCGCCGGTTTTCACCACATACACACTGTTCAGCACATCTTGGCTTGGGGCCACATCACCATCAATCACCATCACCTTACCGTCTTTGCCAATGGGAACAACCTGTGTGTTACCACTCGCTTGGCCCGTAATGATCAGCACATCAGATTGAGAATCTTCTCCATTAGGTCCGCCTGGCGCTAGCCATTCGGTATTCATCTGCACCACACCATTTTTACCCGTGTAGTCTCCATTAATGGTGAACGTATTCTGGTAGCGGTTGTTAGGGCCAGCTAAGGAAATCACGCCAGAGGCGCTGGTGACGTCACCATTGAGCACAAAGTCTTTTTGCGTAGGATCAGCGACTCCTGAGGTCACGTCTAAGACAGCACCGTCCGCCAAGATGAGCTGATTTAACGTTGATTCTTGCGTCATCTGCCAGCGGCTTTGATCGCCAGACAGTGCCACATTAACCGTAGAATCGACATCTTGTGTGGTAAAGCCTTTAAACTGAGAGCCATTCGTCATGTTTAAATCAACCGTACCGCCCTCGACAGCAGAGAGTCCACCATTCATCAAAAATCGACCGCCAGAGGCATGAACCTCGGTACCAATGGTGGTGTCGGTGTCGGTATAGGCCAAATCTACATAGCCACTTTGGATCACCGAGCCTGCGCCCTTAGCCTGCATGACCACTTCAGTAGCAGAGCCTGATTGATTGATATTGGCATCACCCGTCAGCAAAATCGTGCCGGAGCGCTCCTCCGCCACCTGCCCAGCATTGTTGGTGCCGGTGTTTTGTTTCTCAGTCGACGCATACAGATGGTAAGCCCCTTCCGGCGCCGTAACGGTCACATTATTGCCCAGCTGAATCAAGCCACCTTTATTGGCATAAACCGCAGCACCTTGCTGGTTTGCGCTTGACTGCCCTGCGGATGAAATCACTGCATTGTCACCGATAAAGACGTAGGACCTGCCTTTATTGTTGTTACGGTGCCCCTTAAGCAGCCAATCTAGTGTGCCAAAACCACTGATGTCCTCATCTCGGTTACCCGCATAAACAGCATAACCTGTCGATTCAGTCTTGTTGTCCACCTTAGTGCCGGTTTGCTCAATGGTGAAGTTATCCCCCAAGATGATGATGGATTCCGACCCAGCTCCGAGGTTATTATTGGCCCGAACGGCAATGGCATCGGCGCTGATTTTACCTTCGGAGCCGCTTAAGATCACCGTATTGTTGGCCACTTCATTAGGATCACTACCAGGTCCACCTTTGGCGCCTAAATTAATGCCATCAGAGCCAGAGCCAGAGGCAGAAATGTCTACCTTACCTTGAGCAACAAAAAAACTGCCTTTATTGCCATTACTTCGAATCCCATCGGCCTTACTGCCCGTGGTTTCAATGGTCAAGTCATTAAAGTTATGCTTCGTTGAACTCAAATACACGCCGTAACCCTGTAATGGTTTAATCCCACCAGGCTTATCCGTGTAAATAAACACGTCATCACCCGATTTTGCACCGCAGTAATACAAAGTATTGCTGCAGACCACATTATCGGCCCAAACAGCACCGCCCATCACCATGGTTAACGAGGAAATTAAGATCGCGATTTTTTTGTGGGGCATTGAAGGTTTCATGACACACTCCTAATCGTTGTTTACAATAATATTTATGATATATTTAGTATACGAATCAGAAGTGTTATGAAATGTTAACAAACTGTAAATTAAAGCAATTTTACGTATATTTATGTAATTTATTTAGACTCAAAACAACCGCCTAGCCCAGCCTATTTCATGCCGCATTTTTACAGAAACTGGCCACTAAGCTCATGCCCATCTATCGTCAAAATCACTGTCCTACAAAGGCGAGACGGGTAGAAAAAACAGCGTTAATCGCGCAAGATTCACACAGTTTCCCCTTCAAACACCCACAAAAAAAGCCGTGTATTCACACGGCTTTCGCTTCCTCTTTCTCCTACTTACTTAATAACGTGCATCTTTGGGCTTGTTACCATTAGGCCAATCATTCACTTTGCCGGCAAAATCAGGCCGTGGCTGATGGGTAAAGTATTCGGCAATGTCTACGGCATCTTGATCCGTCAGCACCCCACCTTGACCCCACACGCCATGCTTTTGCACCGACATGGGCATATTGTCTCGAATAAAGGCGGCTGCCTTATAGGTTCTGGCCAAACCAGCACCAATATTAAAGGACTGCTCACCCCATAACGGTGGGAACACTGCGTTACCGCGCGCATCATTCATGCCTTCGCCGTTATCACCATGACAGCTGGCACACTGCTGGGCATAAAGCTGTTTACCACGCTCAGGGTTGGGTTCAATGCTGTCATCAATCTTCCCCCCCACATCGATCTGTACCTGCGCACCTTTAGGCAAACCTTCGCTCAGCCAGGCCATATAGGCCAGCATCGCCTGCATTTCTCTACTGTCCACCGCAAGCGGCTTACCGTTCATCGAGCGTTGGAAGCAACCATTAATACGCATCGGCAAATCCACCATTTTACCCGCCCGCGGCATTTTCTTAGGGTAGCTATTATAGGCATTCACATAGTGCGCTCCTTTTTCTTCCTTACCATTACCCATGTGGCAGCTGTTACAGTTCATTTGTGCGCCTACATTATTGGGCAACAGCCGCTTGGTTTCATTCAATAGACGACCACCGTACAAAATCAAATCACGGTTCTCATGCTCAGCTAAATCTTTCTGATTAGGTACGCTGTAATCCGTTTTGACAATTTCATCGCCCACCTTAACTTCATATTGACTAGGCTTGGCCGCAGTAGGCTGATCAGAACAGGCTGCAACGGCAAGCATTAAGGGAATGGCGGCCAGCAAGGAGGCTAGTTTCAATGGTTTCATTGTTTCTCTCCCAAATAATGGGGTGATTTCTTCTCTAAGAAGCGACGGATTTCAGTCACGTCCTTAGTCTCAATACGCGGCGCATTATTGGTCCACTCGGTGCGCACAAAGTTGACAATGTCTTTCACGTCTTCATCGCTGAGCTTATTAAACGCCGGCATGGTAAATGCCATCTTGTCGTGCGGCGTGTCCGCCATACGGCCACCCTCTAAGGTCACTTGGATCACCGACTGGGCATTGTTGGCCACGACGGCACTGTTGTCATCCATGGCTGGGAAAATCCGTGGGACACCCTTACCATCAGCCCGATGGCAAACAATACAATTTTCTGTGTACAGCAAAGCACCGCGGCTGGTATCCGTACCGTCCAATAAGGCTTGGGTGGTTTTATCTTCTTGAGTCGGTCGCTCTAGGGGACGACCCGAGGTAGCAGGCAAAGATTTTAAATATTTCGCCATGGCGCCTAGGTCTTCAGTGGTCATGTGTTGAGTGCTGTGTTCCACCACATCGGCCATGGCGCCGAACGCAATGATCTTATCGGTGCGGCCGGTTTGCAAGAACTGAGTAATATCCGCCTCGCTCCACTCGCCCAAACCATTGCCCTCACCGCGCAAGCTCTTCGCTCGCCAGCCATCCACTACCGCACCAGACAAGAAGCTGTCGTTATCGGCCATACTCATGGCTTTTTCTTGGTAGGCCACACCACGTGGTGTATGGCAAGCACCACAGTGTCCAGGGCCTTCTACTAGATAGGCACCACGCTTGGTTTGTGCATCCCACTCAGAATGAGGCTTAAACTCACGCGAGGGCGCAAACAGCGCCTGCCAATAAGCAACTGGCCAACGCATACTCATTACCGTTGGCAAGGTAGACGCTTGGTTCTCTTGCTTCACTGGCTTCACTTCAGTCATAAAGTAGGCGTACATCGCCTCCACGTCTTCATCCGGCATAATGGTATAAGAAGGATAAGGCATAGCAGGATACAAGGGGGCACCGTCTTGACGTACCCCATGTTTTACCGCATTGGCAAACTGGGCCAATGAGTAGCCACCAATACCTGTCTCCACGTCAGGCGTAATATTGGTCGAGTAAATCGCCCCAACTGGGGTTTGCATCGCCAGCCCGCCTGCGTAGGGCGCGCCACCAGGCACACTATGACAGGCAAAGCAGTCGGAGCTTTGCGCCACGTATTGGCCCCGCTGTACCACATCGGCACTGGCAGTTAATTTAGGCTCAATGGTTTGTTGTCGAGCAGACATCAGGGCATGCGATCCACCGTAGGCGGCAACAACGCCAATCACGGCCAAGGCACTCAATGTGAAATAGATTTTTTTCATAGGATGTTCCTTATTGTTGCGCCTATTTTTCCCTTTTGCCCTGTACGCGTATATTGTGGAAAACCACATACCCCTTAGCCTATTGATGTGCATCAAGCAGACAATCTCTGCCCTTTTCTTTCTCCTAAATAGCGGATCACATAGGCTCTTGAAAGCAAAAAGAAAACGTTAACCATCCAGTTCAACTCTAAGACAACACACCCTCTACACGCTATAAATAGCCTGCATGAAACCGTTTCCCTTAAAAATAAGGCCCCCAGCCACGCACAACCCAAACCAAAATCACTATTTTCAAATAAAATATATAGATATTTCCGATGGTTATAGTATGATGATTTATAAATAAGTATTTAATAATAAAGCCAGCTACGCTTTTAGTATCCTCCGTAGTGGTGCTTTAAAACGAACTCGAACTTAAAACCACATACCCCGAAGGAATAACTATGCTTAGTTTAGTTATCGCTTGCGCTCCTTGTGCCGTTAAGTGCTTAGATACTTTAGAACAAGAAGTATTGACGCTGGGTTCGGTTAGAAAAATACAGGGATTGATCTGGCACCTAGACACAATCCACTCCGTGACTTTTGTGCGTAGCCGTATCGAGGCCCATACTGGGCCAAATCATGCCCATCAAGTGATCAACGTCACCTATCTAGATGCCGATGCCGTGATTCACTATCTACAGCTTTCCTAAACGCCTACCCTTGCTTTCGACCAAAGCGCGCTTATGTGCTTCAATCAATATGATGCATACTCACTAACTCAGCCCATGCTCACCCATCTCTCAAATACCGACCAGCGCCAAATCGCTGCCGTCCAAACCTTCATCACTCAACCTATGGCGTAAAATGTTCTGGCGATTCACCTCTATGGCTCAGCCATTGACGGCGGTTTAAAATACTATAGCGATATCGACCTATTGGTCACCGTACGCCAGCCTCTTAGTCAAGATCAACCCCCATGCCTTAATGCAAGGCTTACTGGCGCAATCGGCCTTTCGGGCAACATTCGCAACACTGCGTGCGCTAGAGGTGACCGTCGTCGTATATGCTCATGTGCAGCCCTCGCGGTTCCCCCCATAAGTGACCTACAGTTTGGCGAATGGTTACGAGACGACATTCTGGCCCACACCTATGCCCCCCACAGCCAGACCCTGGCTTAGCTATTTTATTGGCGCAGGCCGGCCAAGCCAGCCACCGTCTTATTGGGCCAGACGCAAAGACTCTGTTTAATCCCATCCCCAAAGAAGACCTCTTAAGTACGTTTCAACACACGCTAAACCAATGGCGAAGCCCCGACGACTTAAGCGGTGACGAGCGCAACATCATTCTGGCCATAGGGCGTATCTGGTACAGCGTCCACACCCACAAAATCACCACCAAAGGCCAAACCGCCGCCTCTCAGCTGCCTGCCCAACACGCTCAGCTGTTGGCAACCGCCTGTGCCGAATACTTAGGGCACACAACCCATGACTGGCATTCAGCTCTATCCCAAGTTATTGATTTTGTAGCCCATGCCCAAACGCGCCTCAACCTCCTTATCACCACCGGCTTAAAAGAATGATAAGGAAAGATGCTCGCTCTTACAGTTATCTGCCACGCCTGGATCAAAAAAACCACCCTAAGGTGGTCATCTCCGTGGAAGCCGCGCTGCTCAGTGGCACACGGTTAAACATTAAAAATGGCCACCCTCTGGATGGCCATTAAGTCAGATTAACTCGACATTAACCCTTAGGGATTAACTTAAATTGCTCAGTCGCTTGTTTACACGCCTCAATAGCGGCGGCTTTAGATGCTTCAGGAATGTCTTTCCATTGATCCTCAGTTGCTTTAATCGCTTCTTTAAACTGCTCAGCCATGGCTGGGTTGGCGCTGATGAGCTCATTCATTTGATCTAGGTAAGCTTTACACTCTTGCGGCATCGCAGATTCTGCAGACACAACAGATTCGGCTTTATCGCCTTCCTTCTCAGAACCACAAGCGGCCAAAGCCAAAGATGCTGCAATCATCAGTAAGGTTTTTTTCATTTTATTAATCACTATATTTGATAAAAAACAATTATAAATCATTAACTATAAAGACAACCAATAGTTTATATTCAATGAACATAGTCAGCCAAGATAAAAAACTATGGGCCTTTACTCTATCTTCTCGGTCTTCATCGCGCCGATCGCCCTTAGCCCAAGGGGCGGCTCGCCCAAAGCATCTTAAACCATTGAAATAAAAAGAAGGGAGTAAGCCCAGATCACAGCGAGGCCACCGCCATTAACAGGTACTGAAGCGCCCCCCTATCACATCGTTTTAACCAACGATGCTGCTGCTCATAGCCGTTTTTTTCCTAAAATTCACACGCCATGACTATTTTTAACCTCTATTCTCCGACAACATCGGCTGCATCAGCCAGCCATTAGCATGGCCTATAGCTCTGGCAACAAGGCCATATTTAAGTGATAGAGTAGATTATTCGCCTGCTTCACGTTCTCAATTTGGCAGCCAAAGCCTTTGTCTCGCGCTTTTCCATCGAAAAGGTTGCAGGAAAATCGATAAATGATCTGTAGACTGCACTCTAATTTCTTGATGTCCAAAATTCGCTCAAAGTCACCGTCAAAAAATTGATTTAGCCCAAGCTGCGCCTGATTGGGCAAGCCCTTTGCATTCAAAGAATAGCCTAGTTTCTCACGTAAATCAGGATCTTGATAGCGCTCATGAAAATACCGTGCGCAGCCAATATAGGCCTCATAGAGGGGTAAAT comes from Neisseriaceae bacterium CLB008 and encodes:
- a CDS encoding cytochrome c; protein product: MKKIYFTLSALAVIGVVAAYGGSHALMSARQQTIEPKLTASADVVQRGQYVAQSSDCFACHSVPGGAPYAGGLAMQTPVGAIYSTNITPDVETGIGGYSLAQFANAVKHGVRQDGAPLYPAMPYPSYTIMPDEDVEAMYAYFMTEVKPVKQENQASTLPTVMSMRWPVAYWQALFAPSREFKPHSEWDAQTKRGAYLVEGPGHCGACHTPRGVAYQEKAMSMADNDSFLSGAVVDGWRAKSLRGEGNGLGEWSEADITQFLQTGRTDKIIAFGAMADVVEHSTQHMTTEDLGAMAKYLKSLPATSGRPLERPTQEDKTTQALLDGTDTSRGALLYTENCIVCHRADGKGVPRIFPAMDDNSAVVANNAQSVIQVTLEGGRMADTPHDKMAFTMPAFNKLSDEDVKDIVNFVRTEWTNNAPRIETKDVTEIRRFLEKKSPHYLGEKQ
- a CDS encoding aminoglycoside adenylyltransferase domain-containing protein; this encodes MVTRRHSGPHLCPPQPDPGLAILLAQAGQASHRLIGPDAKTLFNPIPKEDLLSTFQHTLNQWRSPDDLSGDERNIILAIGRIWYSVHTHKITTKGQTAASQLPAQHAQLLATACAEYLGHTTHDWHSALSQVIDFVAHAQTRLNLLITTGLKE
- a CDS encoding autotransporter outer membrane beta-barrel domain-containing protein encodes the protein MKPSMPHKKIAILISSLTMVMGGAVWADNVVCSNTLYYCGAKSGDDVFIYTDKPGGIKPLQGYGVYLSSTKHNFNDLTIETTGSKADGIRSNGNKGSFFVAQGKVDISASGSGSDGINLGAKGGPGSDPNEVANNTVILSGSEGKISADAIAVRANNNLGAGSESIIILGDNFTIEQTGTKVDNKTESTGYAVYAGNRDEDISGFGTLDWLLKGHRNNNKGRSYVFIGDNAVISSAGQSSANQQGAAVYANKGGLIQLGNNVTVTAPEGAYHLYASTEKQNTGTNNAGQVAEERSGTILLTGDANINQSGSATEVVMQAKGAGSVIQSGYVDLAYTDTDTTIGTEVHASGGRFLMNGGLSAVEGGTVDLNMTNGSQFKGFTTQDVDSTVNVALSGDQSRWQMTQESTLNQLILADGAVLDVTSGVADPTQKDFVLNGDVTSASGVISLAGPNNRYQNTFTINGDYTGKNGVVQMNTEWLAPGGPNGEDSQSDVLIITGQASGNTQVVPIGKDGKVMVIDGDVAPSQDVLNSVYVVKTGGASDGAFVGTIRTKGLGEAQLARVGDDFRWTLEALDPDPPIDPPIDPPIDPPIDPPIIDPPIVKPEIIAPEVSAYAQMAYANMELGYTTLGTLHERVGDGQAQKTRPQSWGRVVVKHLEAEGKGRLNQDGEQVVLQFGRDVAVNHNEADGSSQHTGLMASYGHYANDYFDRHHVQNGVVVGQRYTGKTQTDAATVGVYHTYYAQSGGYVDWVGQVSYLRNRYKARNGVDASQHGWGAAASVEVGQPYLIKNSQWTVEPQAQLVYQYLNLDSFNDGLKSISQDSNHGVRGRLGTRVVYQPSEAPEQGQQFYGLVNVWHDFVKPKAVRIDHASIRETYNQTWGELGLGLQIPTSEASYVYADARYEHSFGGDKREGYRGTVGFKYSWK
- a CDS encoding c-type cytochrome — encoded protein: MKPLKLASLLAAIPLMLAVAACSDQPTAAKPSQYEVKVGDEIVKTDYSVPNQKDLAEHENRDLILYGGRLLNETKRLLPNNVGAQMNCNSCHMGNGKEEKGAHYVNAYNSYPKKMPRAGKMVDLPMRINGCFQRSMNGKPLAVDSREMQAMLAYMAWLSEGLPKGAQVQIDVGGKIDDSIEPNPERGKQLYAQQCASCHGDNGEGMNDARGNAVFPPLWGEQSFNIGAGLARTYKAAAFIRDNMPMSVQKHGVWGQGGVLTDQDAVDIAEYFTHQPRPDFAGKVNDWPNGNKPKDARY